A single Caloramator mitchellensis DNA region contains:
- a CDS encoding RidA family protein, with protein MDKKVISTNNAPAAIGPYSQGILVGDMIFTSGQLPINPESGELIVDDIKNAAVQCLENIKAIIEAAGSTMHNIVKTTVFLKDLNDFAKVNEVYAEYFVDNMPARSAVQVARLPKDAPIEIEAIAVIK; from the coding sequence ATGGATAAGAAGGTAATATCTACAAATAATGCACCAGCAGCGATAGGTCCATATTCACAGGGCATTTTAGTTGGAGATATGATTTTTACATCAGGTCAGCTTCCAATTAATCCTGAAAGTGGCGAACTAATAGTTGATGATATTAAAAACGCAGCAGTTCAGTGTTTAGAAAACATTAAAGCAATCATCGAAGCTGCAGGTTCAACAATGCACAACATTGTAAAAACAACAGTCTTCTTAAAGGATTTAAACGACTTTGCTAAGGTTAACGAAGTTTATGCAGAATACTTTGTTGATAATATGCCTGCTAGATCAGCAGTGCAGGTTGCACGTCTTCCAAAGGATGCTCCTATTGAAATTGAAGCAATTGCAGTTATTAAATAA